Part of the Vigna unguiculata cultivar IT97K-499-35 chromosome 3, ASM411807v1, whole genome shotgun sequence genome, TTGCTGGAATATTAACAACACAGCGAGTCCTTATTGTTTCAGCAGCCCTTGATATACTTGCTGCCACTTCTGCAAATTCTGATAAGGGACTTCCTCCAATATCCTTTATACTTATTTCTATACAACATGAACAAACCATTTATTTACACTAGTGAACTGACTTGTTAAGAGGAGGGGATTGGAGGGAACATAATTGAAGGGGAGGATTTCTTGGAAACTCTTTTTCCCTGCCTCTGCTCCAAACTAATAGACCAAAGAGTTTGTTAAAATTCTCCctcctaattttaattttttgtgtcaCATATATTCTCTTTGTGGAAACCTTAACTCATACTCACTTTAGATCTCTATTGTGGGTTGGGCCGGCCCTCCTTTTTTCTACTGCTACTACTATCAGTATACTTGGTTGGGATGGAAAAGTTAGGCCTATCCTCTCAATCAGTATGCCTTATGCGGGTAATTTTTCTTGCCGCTTGCTAGGATGTCATAATCTGTTAACCATAAATTATTTGATACGcatattctatttattttcaactACTGTACATTTCTTTGTGCAGTCCTACTGATCTATTTATGAGTTTCTCGTGCAGTGTTGGTTGGTTCTTTGAATGACCGATTGTTGCTTGCTAACCCCACGGAAATCAATCCTAGACAAAAGAAGAGGGTTGAGATCAAAAGCTGTCTTGTTGGTCTTCTTGAACCAATTCTTATTGGATTTGCCACAATGCAGCTAAGTTTTGAGCAGAAGCTTGACCTGTCAGAAATATTATACCAAATAACATCAAggtttccttctttttttcctttaaacttCTAGAAAAATTCAACTTATGTTTATATAGTGGAAATATTTAGGTAACTTTACCTAACAGGTGCAGTTTGATGTGCATATTTCCATTTTGCTGAAAGTTAGATTATTACCCAAAATTGgtttaaataaatcaaatagtaaCACAATATGGTGTTAGTAATTTTTATGTGTTACCGAGTCATATGTATAAAAGTCGAGGCTTAGGTaccatattttactttttttaactattaGTTCATGAATGACTACTGTTGGCTTTTTAATTGGTTTCTGATTGCTGTCCTAAAATGCCTTCACAAGACAAGATGATTAAGGATGGTGAAGACCTTAACCATTACAACAGATTATAAAAATCATATAGTTGATGCGGTTAGAACGAGGGGAGCCAATGCTCGAGTTTTGACCTTGACCTAGAGCCATGACTTAAGTAACTTTGAAATGAGACTTCACGCCGTATTTTGTATAAATTCGAGTGGCACCAAATTTCTGATATATACTACACAATGAATCATATCTAATGGGCATAAAATCTGGGTTGTAGACTTCAAAAACTTTTGGCTTTtgcataaatttatattaaagctTGTAACACTTGCACTGTTCTTTTATTGGAGTGCAGGTTTGACAGTTTGCGCATAACACCAAGGTCTCTGGATATTCTTGCTAGAGGATCTCCTGTCTGTGGAGATTTAGCTGTGGCTTTGTCACAATCAGGTCCACAGTTCACTCAAGTAGGCAACATAATTCCTTGCTCTtggcattttcgtttttggtttATTTGAACATATGAGCAGGTGAGTATTTTCATCATAGGTGATGCGCGGTGTTTATGCTGTGAAAGCTCTTCGTTTTTCCACTGCTTTAtctattttgaaagatgaatttctGCGTTCCAGAGATTACCCAAAATGCCCCCCCACATCTCATTTATTTCACCGGTTCAGGCAGTTGGGTTATGCCTGTATCAGGTAGGCAAAGTTGGAAATTTGATTGTGCTTTTGATATTTCTGTTGTACATAAAAGAATTATTGAACTATGATGTACGTTTCATTTATTCCTAATTAACTTGAACTATATCTTAaagattttaatcttttttaatatgttaaggttttgtttttgttagaatatatgaaaaatatgagTTCAAATTCTCTATTGAGTTTTTCGTATTATCCCTCTActgtacttttaaaatacactaatattggtatattaaaaaggtttttaatatattttaaaacattaaaattagcGTCAATTAGTGTATCTTAAAGGTTCAACATAGGAATAACATCAAAAACTCATCAAAGAATCCAAATTGGAAAAAATCTTATAATGTTTCATTTCACATTCTTGTGATGATATCTTTGAGTCATTTAGAATATCTTAGATTATATTTTAGGAAATTTTTCACATTTCCTTATAATCTCTAAGGATTTACTTCAATATCTTATAGtttgcaatttattttcatatttagcTAAGGTAAAGGGACATggaaatatataataaagataCAAATATGATTTCTACACATGCTTCTATGTTTTCTGTTATTCAGTCCATCCATTTGTTACCGTAGATGAGTAGCATTGATGAAATGGATAGGGTTTGtgtattatattatgatttctatttatttttgtttctagaTTGATTTGCTTTTTGGTTTTGTTATTGATTGCCTCTTACTCCTTGTATAACGCTTCAAATTGTCTTTGTCTGGCTTTAGATGTTTATCTTGTATGTTGCTtatatcaatgtttttttttctttcattttatagCTTAGATGTGTTGCTTGATCTAGTGACATGCATCTCTTTTGTGAATGTTGGAACTTTGAGCTCccataaattatgttttggcGTGCAGCTGGTACTGAAAGTTATTTGAATGTCATGATCTACAAGTTTGCTACTTTTCTAATTGAAGGTTATTTTCAGGTTTGGTCAATTTGATAGTGCAAAAGAAACATTTGAAGTTATAGCAGACCATGAAAGTATGCTTGATCTGTTTATATGCCACCTGAATCCAAGTGCCATGCGGCGTCTTGCTCAGAAATTGGAAGAAGAAGGTCTTGACTCAGAATTGAGGAGATACTGTGATAGGATATTACGAGTTCGATCGACTGGATGGACGCAAGGTATATTTGCCAACTTTGCCGCTGAGAGTATGGTTCCAAAAGGACCTGAATGGGGTGGTGGAAACTGGGAAATTAAAACACCTACTGCTGTGAAGGATATACCTCAGTGGGAGCTTGCTGCAGAAGTGACACCATACATGAAAACTGATGATGGTACAATACCATCCATTATTGTAGATCATATTGGTGTGTATTTAGGCTCAATCAAAGGAAGGGGCAATATTGTAGAGGTGAGGGAAGATAGTTTGGTTAAGGTTTTCATGCCTAAAggtaatgataataaaataaatggacCTGAAGCATCTTCTGTTAAATCTGTATCTAATCATCAATCGAATGTGGTTGGTAATACCAAAGGCGATTCATTGATGGGTCTGGAAAGCCTTAACCAACAGCTTGTCAGTTCCTCTGCTGATGAACAGGCCAAAGCAGAAGAAGAATTTAAGAAATCCATGTATGGAACTGCTGCCGATGGAAGCAGTAGTGATGAAGAAGGAGTATCCAAAGTAAAAAAGTTACACATAAAAATACGGGACAAGCCAATTGCCTCTTCTACTGTGGATGTGAATAAGATTAAGGAAGCCACTAGACAGTTTAAACTTGGTGAAGCGTTAGCTCCACCTACAAGGACCAGGTCCTCAACTGGTGGAAGCCAGGATCTTGGCCAGATTTTGTCCCTGCCTCCAGCAATTACAGGGTCAGATTCTTCTACTGTTTCGACTCCTGGTGACATTTTTGGTACAGATACATTGACTCAACCTGAACTCGTTTCACAGCCAACTAGTGGCGTTGTGAGTGGGGGACTTAAAGCAGGACCTATTCCCGAGGATTTCTTTCAGAATACAATTCCATCCCTTCAAGTGGCTGCTGGATTACCTCCTGCTGGAACTTTTCTCTCTAAGTACACTCCAGGGGTTGAAAATATTAAGACAACTACTAATCAAGTTGGTGCTTTTGAAGCTGATGCTACTCTTCAAGGTGGTATTCCCCCTCAAACCATTCAACAACCCGTTGTTTCAATCGAGTCCATAGGACTTCCTGATGGTGGTGTCCCACCACAATCCTCATCTCAGGCTGTGGTCATACCTCACTCTCAGTTACAGGCTACCCAGGCTCAAATTTCTAGTCAACCTCTTGATCTTAGCATACTTGGAGCACCAAAGTCTCCCGATTCAGGGAAGACTCAACAAACTGGTTCTCAACAAATTGCTGTGCATCCTGGACAGGTATGTAGAAAGTAAAATGCAGTGATATCTGAATGATACAGGTTCCATGGTTCTCTGAAATATTTGTTCCTTCGTGAGTGTCAAGGAAAGAATTGGGTAGTAATGCGAGAATTAGATGATCTGGATTGAACTTAAGTCACTAGAGAAGAATTTTCATGTCATAATTTTTCGGATGCTAGAGAAGAAATTAGGACAATTTGCCTGAGAAAAGATCTTGATTTAGCTAGTGTGCTTATGAACATGATAGGTTATTTCGTTGGATAATGACACAACTAGGGAATTAGCTTTTCTCTGAACCTGCCCGACATATACATTGTTTCATCATTGTTTCCAATATAATGTCATGAATCTTCTGACAGGTTCCTCGTGGAGCTGCTGCTTCTGTATGTTTCAAGACTGGACTTGCTCACCTGGAGCAAAATAATCTTTCAGATGCGTTGTCTTGCTTTGATGAAGCTTTTCTTGCCTTAGCTAAGGAACAATCTCGTGGAATCGATATAAAAGCTCAAGCAACAATCTGTGCTCAATACAAGATAGCAGTCACTCTTCTCCGGGTACTGAACGcaattgttcaattttaaacGCAGGTCCCATAGGATGGACATCTTATAAAAATGTAGACAAGCTTTTTTTTCTCTAGGCAATAAGCACAAAATCCGTGTTAAGACTCCTGATATGCTGTAAGTGATGTCGGGTGACTCCTGTTGAATAGCTGAAGTACCAAGCAGGGCAAAAAAGACACCTTACTCTCTACATTATAAGGCTAAAGGGGCTAAAATCCAATTGATTCAAACTTTTCGAATGATACACCTCTTATGTTTGATACCATATACAGCTCAATATAAACTCTTATTAGGCCAGTACTACACATTCTAACCAGTTCATCTGAatatatgcaaagaaaatgtcATGTTTTTCCCTTAtctattgttattttatttgacagCACAGTTCACAAATCACAAGCTTGTTTGTTGAGATTGGGTACTAGTTGAATCTAAGCTGCAAGACAGAAAATAAATCGTTATCTACACTATTGAAGCTGAAACTATTTTTTGTAAACTTGCGCAGTAAAGTCTTTAACCTTGCAGTCTACAAATGTTGGCTTTCTCTGTTTAGACATGAACCTTCGAAATTGCTTCGACTCTATAGTTTTGTAATGCAGTGGATGATTGTTAAATTGTATTACCTTTATTCTTGCAGGAAATTGGACGTCTGCAGAAAGTCCATGGTCCGAGTGCAATAAGTGCAAAAGATGAGATGGCTAGACTTTCACGTCATCTTGGTTCCCTGCCACTTCTAGCTAAGCACAGAATAAATTGCATTCGAACTGCCATCAAAAGAAACATGGATGTACAAAATTATGCCTATTCGAAGCAAATGTTAGAATTACTGTTGTCTAAAGCACCTTCAAACAAGCAGGAGGAATTTAGAAGCCTGATCGACCTGTGTGTTCAGAGGGGTTTGGCAAACAAGTCCATTGATCCTTTGGAAGATCCCTCACAATTCTGTGCTGCCACATTAAGCAGGCTGTCAACCATTGGATATGATGTCTGTGATCTCTGTGGAGCCAAATTTTCGGCCGTGACTGCACCTGGATGCATTGTCTGCGGAATGGGAAGCATCAAGAGATCAGATGCTCTTGCCGGAGGAGGACCAGTTCCCTCTCCGTTTGGTTGAGTGTCTCAGATGGATTATAATCTTTGTTATATACGATACGACCTTTGCTACCCCGCGGAAAGTATTGCAAATAGAGACAACCTTGTAGAGAAAGTATACAAGAGATTATGGGGTATCAAATATTGCGCCATATCTGGAGAGATTATAAGGTTTATCATCTATTGCGAACACTGCTTTCGAGTTTTGATGCGATTGTGGgctttctctttttttcctaTGATTCATTGCTTGTGATTACTGAGCGTGTTGTTCTCCTGTAATGTAGTTGTATTGAGCCTTTGCCATGATAGAGAAACGAAGTTGCAGATCAATTGCATTTGGTAAATATTGCTCTCGTCCTTTACGGTCAGTATACACATTCGGCTATGCATGTAAATTTAAGATGGGATCTTATTTGATGTGCATAAAAGAAAATCGACATATTTTTATCCAGTATGATGTGAAAATCCCGGGGAATAGTTATTGCACTTGTGTTTGTGTGaagatatttcaatttaatttacgGAATGAGTTTATCGATTAATAGTTTTATCATATTATTACAAGGAATCATTTAATACAcggaaaatataattgaaaacaacagcttaatatttttaattaatttttaaactattattattaagtgGAGTACTGTTAACAGACTGGCGTCAATATATTCTTTCATTAGTTAAACTTCATTAAAAATTGAGTTTATTCGATTGGACATCAGAGTTGTACTATATTATATctgatatttttcattaaataataatgtctagagaatttgatatttaataacAAAGTCTAGTTAACATGGAGTTTAGATCTAGACATtgtttaggaataaaattaaatctaGATATTGTTTAGATATCTTAAACGGTCTTTGGTAAAATAAACCTGAATTTTCATGTTACTTTGATTAATCGTTGAATTTCCAGGGAAAGCAATATGAATATTAATCGATAACGGATATATAATCATACAGTTTGTTATTTCTCcttaataaaacattattttactCTATTCTAAAttaacaagaagaaaaaaataataattcttcCTTTCCTTTTGTTCTAGTTACTTTCTTTCCTTCTGTCATTTTCTATTTACTAATGAAAGCATTGCAGTGTACAATATTTTCGTCGATCCACTATATTGTTTTATACTTGAAAATTTATCGCGACCTAAAAGCTAATATCggttgatttttatatttgacttaaaattttctaaattgcgtgtgtatttttttagaattaaagatgtataatttaaatgataaattacacttataattgattatatgtaTAGAAGCTAGCTCATAATGAATCACTACATACACACAGATGACCGATTAGATATAATagttaatatgatttttaagataattataataaaaatcaccagttaaataataacataaaactGAGCATACATGAATTTTTCCAGTCGCTGCTCAATTTTGTGTATATTCTTACGCCAACAAAAATCCACGGGATGCTGACGTTGTTAAACGTTGTTCTATTTGGTGCCATGGGTTAAACCAAcatatgatattattataaaccCAAAAAGTTGCAGCCAAAATGAATGTCTAAGATTTAAAAACTCTCCATTTCTATGTATATCTCCGAAAAGCATAACTAACCAGCAATGACCCAAATGCCAAAACCCATTCCCAACTGAGAAAACATTACGCGTTTTGGCTTATGTACTTTCTGTGTGAACCACCAATGTACAAAAAACCCACCACATCAAACTTTAAGAAACCAGTTCTCAGAACTTACTGGTGTAAAAGTAACCTGAAACTAAAATCATAGGGCATCATTTGTACCATCTGTGATAGAGAATCTCTTCCCCTCTTTTCAAGGCATTCAACTGCTTGGTTTCTCATTTCGTCAGGTAGTTGGAGGCAGACCCAATCCAACAAAGATTCTAAGTCCTTTGCAAAGTCCAGTAAATACCAGTCCAACAACTTGGGGATTATTAACTTGTTTGATTTTGTGATACCAACTGAAGCTTGTAAATAGTCTCTCTTTGCTGCTTCTAACTCATCATCAACTTGTGATGCTGTATAAACTCTcacctaaaataaaatataataaaataaaataataacacagTAATCAACATCCTTGTGTAAAATGGAACAGTGGAATTGGAAGAACATTCTATATCTTATAAGGGGCTTGGTTTCATGTTTTGGATGTGATGTTCGTAAACTAATTATAACTTCCGTATCCAAAAGGTGTTTTTTTTCCCAACAAGCTTCCAAATACGCTCTTATGGTGTGATTGATTTTATGTCATGTGGAACCAAAATCACGTCATGATGTATAAAGCTTCTATTTCTAACCTTATAATTACTGTCTGCAATGTGAAATTAATTAGCTTCAGGTTTCTTACTATAGAATCAATATGTCTGACAATGGCAAGCTGTGCcagaaaattttcaattctaATTTGATTTAAGAAATTTTAGGTGCAGAAGACATGATATTGGTAACATAAGAACTTCTCCACAAGCATTTGGGATCTGACAAACTTTTCCATAAATActtcaaaaagagaaaaataaaaggaaaattgaaGTTATTTACTTCCTATGCTAAAATAACTTGTGTATGTTAATCTATGGAAGCTCTCTCATATAATTTTtctgagtttttatttttaactttgtgTAAGCTAATTTTAAcatgtgaattttatttttcttgtttatcCCCTTCAGAAATGTTTATGGAAAAACTCATCTAGACTGTCCCTAAAGCTCAAAAACATTGCCacataaaaattttatcttGTAAACTAAGATAGAAAACACATACTGCAGGTGAAGACCAACTTCCACAGGAAAGTGCAAATGTTACTAAGGGCTCAGACCATTCCAGGCCAAATATGCTTTGTGCTTTAACCTCATCATTTTTTGCAGCTTTTGGACACGTCTGTCACAGGAACCCAAGAGGAAATTAAGTTTTTTAGGGCATTCAATGCAGTAAGTATAAAAGcacaagaacaaaaaaaatgaaataaagtcAACTTTATTTTCTATGAACTCTAAATTCAAAAGAAAGGACAAGATTTTTGCACTTACAAACTTGAGGTGATAAGGCAGTCTCAAGATGAAATGCTCCAGGGTAATTGCATTGAGTAACTGGCCCCCCACTACAATAGTTGCCTGAAACATTCATTGCCCTTTCTTAGTTAATTAACTTGGACATTTTATTAGACAGATATATAGAAAGGACATTAATACTCAGATAGTGTTTTCTAGAAGCATACAGGTAAACTAAACAATCACTACAAGTTAGACAGAAGAACCAGATATGCTTCTACTGCTTTGAATATTCATGTTTAATAACATCATCATCagtaacaataacaaacataatatTAATGAATGTTGAGAATATAGCCCAAATAAATGTATGTACCTTCTGCATTAATGCTACAACCATTTCTGGACTCTCAGGAATGCCATGCTCTAAATATGCCTACAACATTGAAACCAAAATCATTTAAGATGTTTGTTCTCAGTATGTTTAGCAAGCTCAGATGACGTCAAGTTCAACTCAAATCTAGAACTAAAAGACCCAATTCTTCCGCCGTGCATTTTAATGATATGCAATAAAGTAGCACAAAGGTGTCTTACATTCATCATGCAGGAATTGTAGACGTTTATCCAGAATGCAAGTTTTTCTTGATGAGTAAGACCCTTTAAGTTGAGAGAAGCTAGTTTCCCAAGTAAGAACCTGAATTTTTGGGCAAGATTAGATAGACACCCATAGTTTCCTCAATCAAAAACAGTTAATAGCAGTCGATAACTACTTACTTTAATCTGTGGATCAGAAACACAGCATTTGATGCCCGGTTCATATCAACAGTGGAGGCTTTGACTTCACATAATCTTTTATATGGACCGACTTCTCTTGTTTTGGATTCTGAACAGATACTATAAGGATCACAAAATTGATCCTTTTCCTTGCCGAATTGGTTGAAAGCTGATGCAGAGCGCGAAGGCGTTTTTGCTTCCCCAATTTTGTCCTTGGATGTACCAATTCTAACAAAAATGCTACTCAAGCACTTTACAATATCCTCTGAAACTCTATTCGGTGTGATATCAACTTCTGACACCTTATCATCTGATGAACTTGAAGAACTCTGAGCCCTTTCATGGTCTGCTAATCTCCAGTCCAACTGTGcaagcaaaacaaaaaacaatgaTGTTGAATGTACAGAACAATAAACACTAAGTACATGTTGGATTCAGCTTAATTTGAAGAAACATCCACTTATTATGTTAGCTATAACAAACAAGGAGTTCCAAACCTCAAGTGACAGATTGAAATAACTTTGAATGATATTTGTGAGGTTATCATCAAGGTACCTGTAACCTCAAGTGATCCATGCACTTCTCAGCTGATTCTTGCTTGAGCGGAGATTTCTTTATTGGAGAAGTAACTTTGGTTGGTGTTTTCTTTTCCGGTGATTGTTTATCCTTCACAAAGTTACCAAATGATCGATTCTCTTTTCCCCTTCCCTCTTCCGGGATAGATGAGAATGAATCTTGTTTTCTGTGCAATTGCTTTCCATGGACTAGCTTCCCAGCGTGTTCATTGATAGTGTCAGAAGAGAACAGTAGT contains:
- the LOC114178620 gene encoding uncharacterized protein LOC114178620 isoform X1 produces the protein MEWTTLQHLDLRHVGRGVRPLQPHAACFHPHQALVAVAIGTYIVEFDALTGSKISALDIGAPVVRMSYSPTSGHTVIAILQDCTIRSCDFDLEQTCVLHSPEKKTEQISSDTEVHMALTPLQPVVFFGFHKRMSVTVVGTVEGGRAPTKIKTDLKKPVVNLACHPRLPVLYVAYAEGLIRAYNIHTYAVHYTLQIDNTIKLVGAGAFAFHPTLEWIFVGDRRGTLLVWDVSTERPIMIGIKQVGSHPITSVAWLPMLRLLVTLSKDGNLHVWETRVAVNPNGPPTQANFFEPAAIESLDIPRILSQQGGETVYPLPRIKSLEFHPKFNLAALVFANVTVADSSKNRARYSREGRKQLFAVLQSARGSSASVLREKLSVLGSSGVLADHQLQSQLQEHHLKGQGHLTISDIARKAFLYSHFMEGHAKISPISRLPLITVLDNKHHLKDFPVYEPFHLELNFFSKGNRVLHYPVRAYYMDGLNLMAHNLSSGSDTVYRKLYTSIPGNVEYRAKYLIHSKKQRLFLVVYEFSGATNEVVLYWENSDAQVANSKSSTVKGRDAAFVGPNENQFAILDDDKTVLSVYTLPGGASQEAKDNENVFEENPTATATAETTVGSIRGPTPYMFETEVDRIFSTPLDSSLMFATHGNQIGIAKLIQGYRLSTSTANGQYLSTNSEGKKSIKLKRNEIVLQVHWQETLRGYVAGILTTQRVLIVSAALDILAATSANSDKGLPPFRSLLWVGPALLFSTATTISILGWDGKVRPILSISMPYAVLVGSLNDRLLLANPTEINPRQKKRVEIKSCLVGLLEPILIGFATMQLSFEQKLDLSEILYQITSRFDSLRITPRSLDILARGSPVCGDLAVALSQSGPQFTQVMRGVYAVKALRFSTALSILKDEFLRSRDYPKCPPTSHLFHRFRQLGYACIRFGQFDSAKETFEVIADHESMLDLFICHLNPSAMRRLAQKLEEEGLDSELRRYCDRILRVRSTGWTQGIFANFAAESMVPKGPEWGGGNWEIKTPTAVKDIPQWELAAEVTPYMKTDDGTIPSIIVDHIGVYLGSIKGRGNIVEVREDSLVKVFMPKGNDNKINGPEASSVKSVSNHQSNVVGNTKGDSLMGLESLNQQLVSSSADEQAKAEEEFKKSMYGTAADGSSSDEEGVSKVKKLHIKIRDKPIASSTVDVNKIKEATRQFKLGEALAPPTRTRSSTGGSQDLGQILSLPPAITGSDSSTVSTPGDIFGTDTLTQPELVSQPTSGVVSGGLKAGPIPEDFFQNTIPSLQVAAGLPPAGTFLSKYTPGVENIKTTTNQVGAFEADATLQGGIPPQTIQQPVVSIESIGLPDGGVPPQSSSQAVVIPHSQLQATQAQISSQPLDLSILGAPKSPDSGKTQQTGSQQIAVHPGQVPRGAAASVCFKTGLAHLEQNNLSDALSCFDEAFLALAKEQSRGIDIKAQATICAQYKIAVTLLREIGRLQKVHGPSAISAKDEMARLSRHLGSLPLLAKHRINCIRTAIKRNMDVQNYAYSKQMLELLLSKAPSNKQEEFRSLIDLCVQRGLANKSIDPLEDPSQFCAATLSRLSTIGYDVCDLCGAKFSAVTAPGCIVCGMGSIKRSDALAGGGPVPSPFG
- the LOC114178620 gene encoding uncharacterized protein LOC114178620 isoform X2; translation: MDFCWGPTRKQVGSHPITSVAWLPMLRLLVTLSKDGNLHVWETRVAVNPNGPPTQANFFEPAAIESLDIPRILSQQGGETVYPLPRIKSLEFHPKFNLAALVFANVTVADSSKNRARYSREGRKQLFAVLQSARGSSASVLREKLSVLGSSGVLADHQLQSQLQEHHLKGQGHLTISDIARKAFLYSHFMEGHAKISPISRLPLITVLDNKHHLKDFPVYEPFHLELNFFSKGNRVLHYPVRAYYMDGLNLMAHNLSSGSDTVYRKLYTSIPGNVEYRAKYLIHSKKQRLFLVVYEFSGATNEVVLYWENSDAQVANSKSSTVKGRDAAFVGPNENQFAILDDDKTVLSVYTLPGGASQEAKDNENVFEENPTATATAETTVGSIRGPTPYMFETEVDRIFSTPLDSSLMFATHGNQIGIAKLIQGYRLSTSTANGQYLSTNSEGKKSIKLKRNEIVLQVHWQETLRGYVAGILTTQRVLIVSAALDILAATSANSDKGLPPFRSLLWVGPALLFSTATTISILGWDGKVRPILSISMPYAVLVGSLNDRLLLANPTEINPRQKKRVEIKSCLVGLLEPILIGFATMQLSFEQKLDLSEILYQITSRFDSLRITPRSLDILARGSPVCGDLAVALSQSGPQFTQVMRGVYAVKALRFSTALSILKDEFLRSRDYPKCPPTSHLFHRFRQLGYACIRFGQFDSAKETFEVIADHESMLDLFICHLNPSAMRRLAQKLEEEGLDSELRRYCDRILRVRSTGWTQGIFANFAAESMVPKGPEWGGGNWEIKTPTAVKDIPQWELAAEVTPYMKTDDGTIPSIIVDHIGVYLGSIKGRGNIVEVREDSLVKVFMPKGNDNKINGPEASSVKSVSNHQSNVVGNTKGDSLMGLESLNQQLVSSSADEQAKAEEEFKKSMYGTAADGSSSDEEGVSKVKKLHIKIRDKPIASSTVDVNKIKEATRQFKLGEALAPPTRTRSSTGGSQDLGQILSLPPAITGSDSSTVSTPGDIFGTDTLTQPELVSQPTSGVVSGGLKAGPIPEDFFQNTIPSLQVAAGLPPAGTFLSKYTPGVENIKTTTNQVGAFEADATLQGGIPPQTIQQPVVSIESIGLPDGGVPPQSSSQAVVIPHSQLQATQAQISSQPLDLSILGAPKSPDSGKTQQTGSQQIAVHPGQVPRGAAASVCFKTGLAHLEQNNLSDALSCFDEAFLALAKEQSRGIDIKAQATICAQYKIAVTLLREIGRLQKVHGPSAISAKDEMARLSRHLGSLPLLAKHRINCIRTAIKRNMDVQNYAYSKQMLELLLSKAPSNKQEEFRSLIDLCVQRGLANKSIDPLEDPSQFCAATLSRLSTIGYDVCDLCGAKFSAVTAPGCIVCGMGSIKRSDALAGGGPVPSPFG
- the LOC114176165 gene encoding uncharacterized protein LOC114176165 isoform X1, encoding MNSRTRTTLHSVKPPLNDSKQGKMETGGKRTMGGHKNGRRSNRERKMALIQDVDKLKRKLRHEENVHRALERAFTRPLGSLPRLPPYLPPYTLELLAEVAVLEEEVVRLEEQVVNFRQGLYQEAVYISSKRNAENLNDPIDQNTIRSSKHQRSKSMSQSEFNSTMMGRPHPSLARSASSRKLLFSSDTINEHAGKLVHGKQLHRKQDSFSSIPEEGRGKENRSFGNFVKDKQSPEKKTPTKVTSPIKKSPLKQESAEKCMDHLRLQLDWRLADHERAQSSSSSSDDKVSEVDITPNRVSEDIVKCLSSIFVRIGTSKDKIGEAKTPSRSASAFNQFGKEKDQFCDPYSICSESKTREVGPYKRLCEVKASTVDMNRASNAVFLIHRLKFLLGKLASLNLKGLTHQEKLAFWINVYNSCMMNAYLEHGIPESPEMVVALMQKATIVVGGQLLNAITLEHFILRLPYHLKFTCPKAAKNDEVKAQSIFGLEWSEPLVTFALSCGSWSSPAVRVYTASQVDDELEAAKRDYLQASVGITKSNKLIIPKLLDWYLLDFAKDLESLLDWVCLQLPDEMRNQAVECLEKRGRDSLSQMVQMMPYDFSFRLLLHQ
- the LOC114176165 gene encoding uncharacterized protein LOC114176165 isoform X2, with amino-acid sequence MNSRTRTTLHSVKPPLNDSKGKMETGGKRTMGGHKNGRRSNRERKMALIQDVDKLKRKLRHEENVHRALERAFTRPLGSLPRLPPYLPPYTLELLAEVAVLEEEVVRLEEQVVNFRQGLYQEAVYISSKRNAENLNDPIDQNTIRSSKHQRSKSMSQSEFNSTMMGRPHPSLARSASSRKLLFSSDTINEHAGKLVHGKQLHRKQDSFSSIPEEGRGKENRSFGNFVKDKQSPEKKTPTKVTSPIKKSPLKQESAEKCMDHLRLQLDWRLADHERAQSSSSSSDDKVSEVDITPNRVSEDIVKCLSSIFVRIGTSKDKIGEAKTPSRSASAFNQFGKEKDQFCDPYSICSESKTREVGPYKRLCEVKASTVDMNRASNAVFLIHRLKFLLGKLASLNLKGLTHQEKLAFWINVYNSCMMNAYLEHGIPESPEMVVALMQKATIVVGGQLLNAITLEHFILRLPYHLKFTCPKAAKNDEVKAQSIFGLEWSEPLVTFALSCGSWSSPAVRVYTASQVDDELEAAKRDYLQASVGITKSNKLIIPKLLDWYLLDFAKDLESLLDWVCLQLPDEMRNQAVECLEKRGRDSLSQMVQMMPYDFSFRLLLHQ
- the LOC114176165 gene encoding uncharacterized protein LOC114176165 isoform X3; this translates as MLVQMQVDKLKRKLRHEENVHRALERAFTRPLGSLPRLPPYLPPYTLELLAEVAVLEEEVVRLEEQVVNFRQGLYQEAVYISSKRNAENLNDPIDQNTIRSSKHQRSKSMSQSEFNSTMMGRPHPSLARSASSRKLLFSSDTINEHAGKLVHGKQLHRKQDSFSSIPEEGRGKENRSFGNFVKDKQSPEKKTPTKVTSPIKKSPLKQESAEKCMDHLRLQLDWRLADHERAQSSSSSSDDKVSEVDITPNRVSEDIVKCLSSIFVRIGTSKDKIGEAKTPSRSASAFNQFGKEKDQFCDPYSICSESKTREVGPYKRLCEVKASTVDMNRASNAVFLIHRLKFLLGKLASLNLKGLTHQEKLAFWINVYNSCMMNAYLEHGIPESPEMVVALMQKATIVVGGQLLNAITLEHFILRLPYHLKFTCPKAAKNDEVKAQSIFGLEWSEPLVTFALSCGSWSSPAVRVYTASQVDDELEAAKRDYLQASVGITKSNKLIIPKLLDWYLLDFAKDLESLLDWVCLQLPDEMRNQAVECLEKRGRDSLSQMVQMMPYDFSFRLLLHQ